From Shewanella psychrophila, a single genomic window includes:
- a CDS encoding host specificity factor TipJ family phage tail protein produces MNDICASRRQYFDGVFDNQLTFIDAAKRMLDVGFAIPSIEWGKLRPVRDDANRVVEQMFQPDNMLSPLRVREELIIDDEFDSVEVEYMDSTTWKSSTVLCSLPGDSGTKPKKVRAFGITERREAWRYGMRKRREYKYRRITYLFDTELDGFNCEHLSCVGIADEDDFQGRIVNFDSHDNVALLSGIIEWIPGDKHYTVLRAPDGSPWGPVEVYQGGSDREFVLSSLPPFPISQGSQDDVLYRFGILDNIETKALINTMQPAGTEKVSLVASGYDERVYADDNNEPST; encoded by the coding sequence ATCAATGATATCTGTGCTTCCCGTCGGCAGTATTTTGATGGGGTATTTGATAATCAATTGACCTTTATCGATGCAGCAAAACGTATGCTAGATGTGGGGTTTGCGATACCCAGTATCGAGTGGGGTAAGCTAAGGCCGGTAAGGGATGATGCTAATCGAGTCGTGGAGCAGATGTTTCAACCGGATAACATGTTATCTCCACTTCGGGTACGCGAAGAGCTTATCATCGATGATGAGTTTGATAGTGTTGAAGTGGAGTACATGGACAGTACGACCTGGAAGTCATCAACGGTCTTGTGTTCATTGCCTGGCGACTCAGGTACCAAGCCTAAAAAGGTACGTGCATTTGGGATAACGGAGAGGCGAGAAGCATGGCGCTATGGTATGCGCAAGCGCAGAGAGTATAAATATCGACGTATCACTTATCTGTTTGATACGGAGCTTGATGGCTTTAACTGCGAACACCTGTCGTGCGTAGGCATTGCTGATGAAGATGACTTTCAGGGGCGTATTGTGAATTTTGATAGCCACGATAATGTCGCCTTGCTGTCTGGAATTATCGAGTGGATACCAGGAGATAAACATTATACGGTTTTAAGGGCACCAGATGGTTCCCCTTGGGGGCCAGTTGAAGTGTATCAAGGCGGCTCAGATAGGGAGTTTGTGCTATCAAGTTTACCGCCGTTCCCCATCTCTCAGGGCAGCCAGGATGACGTGCTATACCGTTTTGGCATACTGGATAACATAGAGACGAAAGCCTTGATAAACACCATGCAGCCCGCAGGGACTGAAAAGGTCTCATTAGTGGCATCGGGTTATGATGAACGGGTATATGCAGATGATAATAACGAACCATCTACATAG
- a CDS encoding GAD-like domain-containing protein — protein MLDDNFEYFIEKFGQPTSQRFPTISEVEKYHGILPDRLLEYWQEIGFSGYMDGLFWIVNPADYDDVLERFLEPTDFPDLDTYHVIARNAWGDLYLWGENTGDSLDITPMNHWVSTGQGCASNIAKGEANKCIELFFAFTKPKNENTQGENGKPMFESALKAHGALAEDELFAFNPFLFMGGNKTIKDISKENIFVHLNLIADMGDMEVIDMASMVSSTLKQHGA, from the coding sequence ATGTTAGATGATAATTTTGAATATTTCATTGAGAAGTTTGGCCAACCTACAAGCCAACGTTTTCCGACGATATCTGAAGTTGAAAAATATCACGGGATTCTTCCCGATAGATTACTGGAATATTGGCAGGAGATAGGTTTTTCAGGTTACATGGATGGACTGTTTTGGATTGTGAATCCTGCTGATTATGATGATGTCTTAGAGCGGTTTTTAGAGCCAACAGACTTTCCTGATCTTGATACTTACCATGTTATTGCTCGTAATGCGTGGGGTGACCTGTACCTCTGGGGAGAGAACACAGGGGATTCATTAGACATCACACCAATGAATCATTGGGTGAGCACTGGGCAAGGCTGCGCCTCTAATATTGCTAAGGGTGAAGCGAATAAATGTATTGAATTGTTTTTTGCCTTTACGAAACCGAAGAATGAAAATACCCAAGGTGAAAACGGTAAGCCTATGTTTGAATCGGCATTAAAAGCGCATGGCGCACTGGCTGAAGATGAGTTGTTTGCCTTCAACCCCTTCTTGTTTATGGGCGGTAATAAAACAATAAAAGATATCTCTAAAGAGAACATCTTTGTTCATCTGAATTTAATTGCCGATATGGGTGATATGGAAGTCATTGATATGGCTTCTATGGTTAGCAGCACATTGAAGCAACACGGAGCTTAA
- a CDS encoding polymorphic toxin type 15 domain-containing protein has translation MKPYKAPCFKPGNQIKKNFKGDPKKLEGHYARQLKHQENGLNDLTIGEYQANRKRFKDMKREGTGPAQADFRAKFSKKLEASLEKSYQDKMSPREAEKLSVKRADEIMSNLAALHDPDMSAGGADKVKRMGNSSVNSSIGPQWSSESKSRQGKSRVQLMDEQVEAAAKHYGPDAKLNIQLERCSVRK, from the coding sequence ATGAAACCTTATAAAGCACCTTGTTTTAAGCCAGGCAATCAAATTAAAAAGAATTTTAAAGGTGACCCAAAGAAACTAGAAGGCCATTACGCCAGACAATTAAAGCATCAAGAGAATGGGCTCAATGACTTGACGATTGGAGAATACCAGGCAAATCGCAAACGTTTTAAGGATATGAAACGTGAAGGTACTGGGCCTGCGCAGGCAGATTTTAGGGCTAAATTTAGTAAGAAATTAGAAGCGTCTCTAGAGAAATCATATCAAGATAAAATGTCACCAAGAGAGGCTGAAAAGCTTTCGGTTAAGCGTGCCGATGAAATTATGTCGAATTTAGCGGCATTACATGACCCGGATATGTCCGCTGGCGGTGCAGATAAAGTCAAAAGAATGGGTAACTCCAGTGTAAACTCTTCTATCGGACCTCAATGGAGCAGCGAATCAAAATCGCGGCAAGGTAAATCACGGGTTCAATTAATGGATGAACAAGTTGAAGCAGCAGCTAAACACTACGGGCCAGATGCCAAACTTAACATACAATTAGAGCGCTGCTCTGTAAGGAAGTAA
- a CDS encoding Mor transcription activator family protein yields MRDIRIWREFKGNNLEQLSRDYGLTERRVSQIIAEQRAAFVARKQRRLF; encoded by the coding sequence CTGCGTGATATCCGTATTTGGCGTGAATTCAAAGGTAACAACTTAGAGCAGCTATCCCGTGACTACGGCCTCACCGAACGCCGCGTGAGTCAAATTATCGCTGAGCAGAGGGCGGCGTTTGTGGCGAGGAAGCAGAGGAGGTTGTTTTGA
- a CDS encoding GNAT family N-acetyltransferase — MSSKDYTTRFDSPLVKEFCALRSQVGWGDTNLEMAQKSLNNSLFHVGVMHCNQLVAMGRIVGDGAMYFYVQDVVVHPEYQGQGLGSIVMEHLEKYLSQAAYKGSTVALLSAKGKEVFYERFGYTQRPSDHFGNGMSKFL; from the coding sequence ATGAGTTCAAAAGATTATACGACTAGATTTGACAGTCCTTTGGTGAAGGAGTTCTGTGCATTACGCTCACAGGTTGGCTGGGGGGATACGAACCTGGAAATGGCGCAGAAAAGCCTAAACAATTCTTTATTTCATGTGGGGGTCATGCACTGCAATCAGTTGGTAGCAATGGGACGTATAGTCGGAGATGGTGCTATGTACTTTTATGTACAAGATGTTGTCGTACACCCTGAATATCAAGGGCAAGGGCTTGGAAGTATAGTCATGGAACATTTAGAAAAGTACTTGTCTCAAGCAGCTTATAAAGGTTCAACAGTAGCTCTACTGTCAGCAAAAGGAAAAGAAGTGTTTTATGAGCGTTTTGGCTATACTCAACGGCCAAGTGATCACTTTGGTAATGGTATGAGTAAATTCCTTTAG
- a CDS encoding SDR family NAD(P)-dependent oxidoreductase has protein sequence MKSILISGAANGIGKSTYQAINKDIYSNIILVDKEVIGFAEMGVLTYQCDISNEVEVKAVFDDLKAKQINISHAVNAAGIPGPNIPFSATEIGDFDKVMNINFRGTTLMMMNEIDMMNSIGGGRIVNIASVLAQCGLAGSSAYSASKAAIVALSKSLAIEYAERNIQINTLSPGAVDTNFLTLLKRRVGEENIAEIHPVKRVSSPDEIAQYIKFIIESDTSFLTGVDIPIDGGYSAR, from the coding sequence ATGAAGAGTATTTTAATTAGTGGTGCTGCAAACGGAATCGGAAAGTCAACTTATCAAGCGATAAATAAAGACATATATTCAAATATAATCTTGGTGGATAAGGAGGTAATCGGATTCGCAGAGATGGGTGTTTTGACCTACCAGTGTGATATTTCCAATGAAGTAGAGGTTAAAGCAGTTTTTGATGATTTAAAAGCAAAACAAATTAATATTAGCCATGCGGTAAATGCTGCAGGTATACCTGGCCCAAATATCCCATTTTCAGCCACAGAAATTGGAGACTTTGACAAAGTCATGAATATCAATTTTCGCGGAACTACGCTGATGATGATGAATGAAATTGATATGATGAATTCTATTGGCGGTGGTCGAATTGTAAACATAGCATCTGTTTTGGCTCAATGCGGTTTAGCAGGCAGTTCCGCCTATTCAGCTTCAAAGGCTGCGATAGTCGCACTCTCTAAATCTCTTGCGATAGAATATGCAGAAAGAAATATTCAAATAAATACATTGTCACCTGGAGCCGTAGATACAAATTTTTTGACTCTATTAAAGAGAAGAGTTGGAGAGGAAAATATCGCGGAAATTCATCCAGTCAAAAGGGTTTCTTCCCCCGATGAGATTGCTCAATACATTAAATTTATCATAGAATCAGATACATCATTTTTAACTGGTGTAGATATTCCAATCGATGGTGGTTATAGTGCTCGATAG
- a CDS encoding DUF2845 domain-containing protein codes for MKKLNLSIILFTLFFSLVANANSSFRLENGKLLTIGKSKSEIIMLAGSPISADVEKVAIDKGQDGDSVKREVLTYKLKGSIGGFYLVVVTIENNKVVSITSKQYERF; via the coding sequence ATGAAAAAATTGAATTTATCAATAATTTTATTTACTTTGTTTTTCTCTTTGGTTGCAAATGCCAATAGCAGTTTCCGCCTAGAAAATGGCAAGCTGTTAACTATAGGTAAAAGTAAATCTGAAATCATAATGCTCGCAGGTTCACCAATTTCTGCAGATGTAGAAAAAGTAGCAATAGACAAGGGTCAAGATGGTGATTCAGTAAAGCGGGAAGTGTTAACTTATAAGCTAAAAGGCTCTATTGGCGGTTTCTACCTTGTTGTTGTAACAATTGAAAATAATAAAGTTGTATCAATTACTTCGAAACAATATGAGCGTTTTTAA
- a CDS encoding chemotaxis protein CheW: MEKVLNTFAKRTQSVRENELELLLFRLNATQIFGIDTQKVREVVRQPLFRALRTPHRCINVEASIRGTSISAIDLRGLMGYRDVIGEHENNMIITEYNGSVQGFKVGEFLSVAEISRQDISSISKVVHSDKYLTGISTIMNVERMGRIDPVFIIDLEIILAELVDYETLTC, encoded by the coding sequence ATGGAAAAAGTACTTAATACTTTCGCTAAGCGCACTCAATCAGTTCGTGAGAACGAATTGGAACTGTTATTGTTTAGGCTAAATGCGACACAAATTTTTGGTATAGATACTCAAAAAGTCAGAGAAGTTGTTAGGCAACCTCTGTTTAGAGCTCTGCGGACGCCACATCGCTGCATCAACGTTGAAGCTAGTATACGTGGCACATCGATTTCGGCGATCGACCTCAGAGGTTTGATGGGGTATAGGGATGTCATTGGTGAGCATGAAAATAATATGATCATCACTGAGTATAATGGCAGTGTTCAGGGGTTTAAGGTCGGTGAGTTTTTGAGTGTTGCTGAAATATCTAGACAGGATATCTCATCGATATCTAAGGTTGTTCATTCCGATAAATACTTAACCGGGATATCTACCATTATGAACGTCGAAAGAATGGGGAGAATCGATCCTGTTTTCATTATAGATCTTGAGATAATACTGGCTGAACTCGTCGATTACGAAACTCTGACATGCTGA
- the tpx gene encoding thiol peroxidase, with the protein MQQTKLYGDKISVSGTFPKAGTQAPEFSLCTIDLEEINLSSFAGKKLLLNIFLSVDTPVCATSVQKFNEQVNDDTVVLCISADLPFSASRFCISQGFENITMASFFRSPEFTEDYGVNLNQGRFKGLASRAVIVINEEGLVCYSELVKDISREPNYTGALSALANINFY; encoded by the coding sequence ATGCAGCAAACAAAACTCTACGGGGATAAAATCAGTGTTTCCGGAACTTTTCCAAAAGCTGGTACTCAGGCCCCTGAATTCTCTTTGTGCACCATTGACCTAGAGGAGATTAATCTCAGCAGTTTTGCAGGGAAAAAACTGCTGTTAAACATTTTTTTAAGCGTAGATACGCCCGTCTGTGCGACTTCGGTTCAAAAATTTAATGAACAAGTTAACGATGATACCGTCGTATTGTGTATCTCTGCGGACTTACCCTTTTCCGCCTCGCGGTTTTGTATTTCTCAAGGTTTTGAAAATATAACAATGGCCTCTTTTTTCCGCTCTCCTGAATTTACTGAAGATTACGGTGTTAATCTTAACCAAGGCCGATTTAAAGGACTGGCTAGCCGTGCCGTTATTGTTATTAATGAAGAGGGGTTAGTGTGTTATAGCGAATTAGTCAAAGACATCAGCCGAGAACCCAACTATACGGGAGCGTTATCAGCTCTGGCGAACATTAATTTCTACTAG
- a CDS encoding response regulator, producing MMRILIADDDPVGIEVNKRLIYSYVNFNSINNAYIKTVSNGYEAVDSFRESLIAREPFDLIMLDRGMPCFNGEYALNKIRQLEQRSNYRVKPCHIIIVTSRSPSGDILTISNHCDSYLLKPISVPAIYKILANQTE from the coding sequence ATGATGAGAATTTTGATTGCTGATGATGACCCAGTAGGTATTGAAGTTAACAAAAGGCTCATATATTCTTATGTTAATTTTAATTCAATCAATAACGCCTACATAAAAACTGTATCAAACGGGTATGAAGCTGTTGATAGTTTCAGGGAGTCTCTCATAGCTAGGGAACCTTTTGATTTAATTATGCTAGATCGCGGAATGCCATGTTTTAACGGAGAATATGCATTAAACAAAATACGCCAATTAGAGCAGCGTTCAAACTATAGAGTAAAGCCCTGCCATATCATTATCGTGACATCCAGAAGTCCAAGCGGAGATATCTTAACCATCTCAAATCATTGTGACTCATACCTTTTGAAACCAATTTCAGTCCCCGCTATTTACAAAATACTAGCTAATCAGACTGAGTAA
- a CDS encoding isochorismatase family protein gives MLSKENTGLIITDIQGKLAGLVHDSEAVVSNCEKLIKGAEVLGLPIIWLEQNPDKLGSTVDELSILLADQSPISKFTFDACEEPQFMEAVRKANVDTWLICGIEAHICVYQTALHLQQLGFKVQLVCDSVSSRTFANKNLAITKLVNRGIDVSGVEMCLYELVKDCRAVEFKKILTLIK, from the coding sequence ATGTTAAGCAAAGAAAATACAGGGCTTATTATCACCGACATACAAGGGAAATTGGCTGGGTTAGTTCATGACAGTGAAGCTGTGGTTTCAAATTGTGAAAAGCTGATTAAAGGCGCAGAAGTTCTTGGTTTGCCCATAATTTGGCTTGAACAAAATCCAGATAAACTTGGTTCGACAGTAGATGAACTAAGTATCTTGTTAGCAGATCAAAGCCCTATTTCCAAGTTTACTTTTGACGCCTGCGAAGAGCCTCAGTTTATGGAAGCGGTACGCAAAGCAAATGTAGATACATGGCTTATTTGTGGTATTGAAGCACATATTTGTGTTTATCAAACAGCTTTGCACCTGCAACAACTCGGTTTTAAAGTGCAATTAGTCTGTGACAGTGTTTCTTCACGTACGTTCGCTAACAAAAATTTAGCAATAACTAAGCTAGTTAATCGAGGTATCGATGTTTCGGGGGTAGAAATGTGCTTATATGAATTAGTGAAGGATTGTCGAGCGGTGGAATTTAAAAAAATACTCACTTTAATTAAATAG